The following nucleotide sequence is from Cicer arietinum cultivar CDC Frontier isolate Library 1 chromosome 2, Cicar.CDCFrontier_v2.0, whole genome shotgun sequence.
AAATTATTTCTTCCACCGATATGCAATCCCCACCATGAGTATGAGTTCCAAACTGAACAATATTACTAAATTGATATATACTATTTAAGTTTAGATTGAAAATGTATTGGTTTGTCACATATATCTTTGTGTCCAATATCAAAACAACACTAACACATGTATTTATACTTAGTcgtttttatgtttctcaaaTTATTGTTAACTAGAGAATAACCCACACGTTGCGcggtaaaatttaatatattactaagtataaaataacaataatatataatttaaaagtaatgttaattttgttttataatagaATATACTCAAGTGTTTATGTActtaaaagtaaatatatttttaaataattatatataagctaggtttgctttagtacaaaagaagaagtaaaacattgttgactaaaacaattcttgcaaaatatatttaaatgtggaatcggtttattcaaactttttttatttcattgaagtgattcttctaataatattgtgtgttttgtgatatattataacattaattcgtgagtgatagtttgttaaattcaaaatattaaaacaattcaTTCATGTGTGCtttggaattttaaaataattatttgacacagTCAATAAACTTCAAGAgtagttgaaaaaaattataggcaagaaaagtttgtgaatgtttaagacataAAACGTTTCGAGTGAATAATGAAATAGTTAGAAGTacttcattttcaaatatttaatattattctttttttttttgtttcaattataatttgtgtttttttaattataaaaagaaaaaatgttatggAAGACACATTCAAcctagaaaaaaaaactcattttatatgcaataatattgatatatgatcttgaacaataattgacaatataaaaacaatattattgaagtatttGTGAATTAATAGTGTGTCACATAAATATTTGTACATTGGTTGCATTTTATAATGTCGTTATCATTGTTTGAACTTAGAATTTACAAGAGAGTGGTTGAAAAATAGAAGATAGATCTTGATGTGTGTATGTAGTCGAACTTGCATTGCcatgatttgaagatattggatAGTTTATATTCTTTTGAAGATACATCTTGATGTATTTatgtacttaaaggtaaatatatttttgaataattatatataagctagatttgctttagtacaaaagaaaaagtaaaacattgttgactaatacaattcttgcaaaatatatttaaatgtggaattggtttattcaaactttttttatttcattgaagtggttcttctaataatattgtgtgctttgtgatatattataacATTCATTCGTGGGTGTTAGtttgttaaatctaaaatattgaaaaaattcatttgtgtctgctttggaattttaaaataataatttgacacaGTCAAGAAACTTTaagagtggttgaaaaaaattatagacaaTAAAAGTCTAtgaatgtttaagacatagaaagtttcgagtgaataatgaaatagttagaagtactttattttcaaatatttaatattattcttttttcttttgtttcaattatgatttgtgtttttttaattataaaaagaaaaaatgttatggGATACACATTCAacttagaaagaaaaaaactcatttcatatgcaattaatattgatatatgatattgaacaataattgacaatataaaaacaatattattgaagtatcCATGAATTAATAGTGTGTCACACAAATAGTTGTACATTGGTTGCATTTCATAATGTCGTTACTATtggttgaaaaatagaatggTTGTATGTAGTCGAACTTGCATTGTCATGATTTCAAGATATTGGatagtttgtatttttttatgggttattgaaatgaaagttttgatgagtaattatagctttttaaatgtattgatGGGTCATTAGTgataaattaaaactgaaattatataatgtatgaaataattgtacttGGACAAATGAAAATgtttgtattatatatttaagaaacaaaacataatagAATGGAAGATAAATTTGGAATGTGCCACATCAGAATTTTGTGTGAGTTGACAAATATTGGAGGATGTGGCATAGAGAAAGAACTTTGGAGGattctgttttaattattataatagataatagatatcAATGTGTCATGCTCGCATGTGTTTGTACTTTGTAGATTATTGCCATAACTTGTGTTTGCCCTTAAATATTGACAAATATTATCATTAGTTTGATAACATGTTAACAATATAAAGAATCGCATAAGGAAGAGAAAGAACAAAATAGTAAGAGTTGCAATagaatatcaatttttttagggTTTCAATTCAATAACAAGTCTTACGAATATAAAAGTTACTTTAAGAATATTTAGTAAGTCATATAAATACTAGATTGTCTTCAAcctaattataataaaatccaTAAACATATTATTTAACAATCTCACTACTGGCTTGTGATGCTTTAACACAACAATAAAACTGTCTGCGGAATAGAACCAAACCAAATCAAACCATCAAAATCATACTAAACCAAACCAAGCCAAATTAACCAAACCAACCTAAATCAAACAAAAGGATAGAGGAGCAATAATTAGAGAAGCAACAATAGATGGAGATGCAACAGCCATATGAAACAATCATAGGTGAACCAACTAAGAGAGATGAACGATCAAACATAAAAATCAATAGAAGGAGTAACAACCAACCAATAGATAGATGAGCAACAACCAATCAAACATGAGCATAACAACAGGCAGAATATCAACAGCACTACGACTCATACTTCCCAAAATCAAACAACTAATAATCTTCCAGAATTGAACAATGCATCGCATATATAAATGAATGCACAATGAACTTGGTCAACCCCTTGGAACAAAGGTTACTATTTCAATTTATGAGAAACTGGCGTTGCCAGAACCCATGagaacaaaatcaattatattccCAAAATGTGACAATTAAAACAGTAGCGTCCAACAAAGTAGTTTTGCACATCAAatatcaacaataaaaaatgcCCAATCAAAATTAAAGAGTGcaaatgttttctttttcttcaatgTGATTTGTACCCATACTtatatcaaaaagaaaaatagttaaatttcatttttagttcTTTATAGTTGATCTAATATTGAGATaggtttatgttttttttttccaactaAATCATTTAAGTGATACCATGATTGTCTATatctttttttgttaaaaaaacacGTCATGTGATTGTTACTATGCAGACATGGGCATAActgacaaattaaaaaaataaacgaTTCTCGAATTAGTCATTTTAGTTTTGggaaaatacatctttaaatttaaatcagtTTTCTctcaaactcaattttcatctttttcctTCTCATTGTCTTCCTCTTTCACTCTATCTTTAAAACCTTAAAAAtgcaaaatttgtaattttaatagaaaaacttAAAACATTGATCATGCGAAATagagaaaaaatcaaaataaaaaattcattattcaGAATTAAAAAGATGATTtgttgtaaataaatataaatccactaaaaataaaaaaaattattcgtATATTTGAAAACTGAATCAAacattttaacaattaaattttattatttgttgatttattttagcAATTCAATAAGactcatataaatatttatgcatcCAACCTATGTAAATATGGATATTGAAATTAATAGTCTcaaatccaaataaaaaacCCACACACCAAGTTTTATCTCGGCTCCTTCACTAAAAAATAGGCAAATAAACTTATGGACCAAAAAGCAAAACCTTCACAATCGAATTGCAGTGCcgtaaagaaacaaaaaaagcaACCTTCAAATCCCATGGACCTACCATAAAACACAAATTGCATAAACAAAAACTTGGCTAAGAAAATAGAGACAGAACCAAGAATAAACACCCAAACACAAAAACAAGTGCAAAACTGAACAACAAATTCAGCATGTTCAAAAACAGTAACAAAATAAGTCCCTCGCACATAATTCTCAAACTTTCGAGAACTCTACAATAATAGAGAGAGCGTTTAAAGAACATCGAAATAAGTTTTAGATATCACGTAAGagtataaatcaataaaaaaaaacaatctcTCTAAAGTTTTTATAGAATGTCAAATCTTATGAATTCaagaattacaaaaaatatatatatagtaaaacatataataactatataatataaaacatataaagaatttcaaaaatatattatctaaCCATAATAACTACTCAGccaaacattttaaataatacaaatctttacattaatataaattaaatcaaatttataaaactgaaataaataaataaataaatcaactaTTTTCATATATGCGAACTAAGTATTGAATATTaactttaaatttcaaaaaactcaaatttatatCCGATCAAAACAGACTACTCAATCAAAATATAAGcgaatttaaattaatatcaaatagTCCGGATTGTATTATCATCGCTAATctcttatattaattatttgaataagTGAATGGGGTTAGGCAGAAGGAAGAATGGAGAAGCTGGTTAATAACTGGCAACATGATGACCCCACAATGAAGAAAAGAGATCTAGAATAGCCTCACTTTACAGAGACAATCATTAATAAGTCAAGCCAAAACAAAATTAGTTTGGCTCACTAACAGTCACGGACAACAACTTCCACGTCTACATTAATCTCAAAGGCCCtaccaatttttttcttttttaaataacataaagTCACTACCATTACCCATTATTCTTATTAATATGGCCAAATAATTAACCATAGTGTTATTGTGCTCACTAAACTACAAATTTGATatcataacatttattttacattCTATTATTTACATCGTGAATCATCTATTAACACTATTTTATTAGATATAATATTATTCACactaattagttaaattaatgtTAGTTAGACTCGATTTAGATTGAAGATTATTCAGttgatttaattgtttattgaaattttttaaaataaaaacaaaaaatcatcaaTCAACCTCTACCTCTAACTTCACCACAATTTGTTACACCTTAATTAGAGAAAGATACACCACGAACTTGTCAAAATATATAGAGTAATAATTGTGTTAATTTTACAAGTCTTACTAATACAGTTGAATGtgacaataaatatatatacacacatgaAGTAATTTAAAATGCAACAAACAATTTCTGAATGTAGAAAAGACTATTGTTCAGTTTTGGCTCGTTTGATTATTTCATGATTAGAGGTGAATGGAGAGAGACTACCACTCAGTTGAGGGCTCTCTTCTCTAAAACTTGAATTCAGCATTGCAAGTTCTCTAAGTTGTTGCCTTTTGTATATGTCCTGTGACTCATCCTgcatatatgaaaataataaaatacttcACCACAACATACAAAAAATTACCTTAAATATCAATTTGCCAAGTGAATTAGGATTTAggaatatttgaataaaaagaaaaattcacttttcacacatttatttcatttatttattagcACGTTGAATCTGATTTACTTAAAAAGTTTGTGTATCTGACCTTAAATTAAAATCAGATtcatcaatttttcaattatcatttttatatttatttcatttcagaCGAGTATTAACGTTGAAATGTGACTCATTCGATCTTAATTTGACTTGTGTCAATCTCTTCACCGCATTTTTTAActatataaaagttatatttctAAAACAACGTACCACGAAAGTAGTTTGGTTAGTAAGCTAAACAACATTGAACGAGTTGCTAATAGGAATTCTCGAGTTCCATTCCAAAAACTAACATAATCTAACTAATTAATAACAACGAGTTTTCCCATAACATGCTTCTATTCAAAGGAATTGCATTCTCAATAAGTCACACAGTCATGTAATTGTAGATCTCgacttttaaataaaagatcaaaataatAGTCATCTAATCTTCATTCAATAGCCGAGACCATGTTCTCCCTTTTGGAAAGGAAAACAACATAATTGACAGCACCTTGCATaaaatgcatattataatgaacCATATGTCAAggagaaaaaatgaaaacaaagtattaattaaataatgctGAAATTATCaatagagttaaaaaaaaaatagatatatacCACAGGTTTGAGTAACTCTTCTATGATTTCTTGTGCTTGTCTCAACCTTAAATCAACAACATTGACAGGTAATTCAGCTTCAATCAAAATGTGCAGTGGTTCATTCAAGTGCTCAAATCCTGGTCTTCCCCTCAACAACTCTTCCTTTAGATTAACAAAAGGAAATTGAAGTAACAGTTACAATACAATTAGTCAATTACAAACAACATTGTTTgtggaaggaaaaacaaaactAACTCAAATCAAAAGAAGGATCAATTATATCATCTGATATACCTTATCTAAGTCTTTTATTGAACCTTTTCCTCTGATGAATACGCGACAACCGGTAGTAGCCTCGACTCGCTTGAGTGAATTACCTCTTGGTCCAAGAAGCCTCCCAACAAAGTTGAACTGAAATTTTATATAGCCTTAGTAACTCAAgtcatcataaaaatattggatcaTGTGAATTCGTAACCAGTAACCAATTATAACATAAGCGTGGAAGCAGAAGAATGACACCAAGAATTTTACGTGAAAAATCTTCTAAATAAGAATGAGgaaaaatataagatatatcTTCGATCTGAAATGTCTATGTTCCATAGTTTAGTGACTATTGAGTTAAAGGGAAAGGAATGTGATCTCTCAATTCACAACATAAATGATCATatgaaaaatgaatgaaaatattgttttacATATCTTACATTTGGATGGCTATCATGAGGAATATCCAAACGCAACATTCTCTTCACAATGTGAGAATTTGAGACTGTTGGTGCTCTTTGCCAATCCACATTTAGTCCTTGTACTCCACCTAACCCCTGATATAAGTTTGGACTAATTAACCTCTTAGcaaattaaataatcaaagaGTATAGAGAAACCATAAGTGAAATAGAATATTAATACATGATAGAAAGAAAACATATTATTCCTTCTCtgtttcaaaatttaaacaaaaaatacaatcatGGAAACAAACCATGCTAGCTAATTTCACAATCAAAATTCACAAAATGGAAAATAGATAACCTAAGCATCAAACATCGAAGTTTTTGATGTCTCTGCAACTGCAAAAATGAGATTGTATCAATCATATTTAAACGCAATTCTCGACAACGATCGCAAAACGACCGTGACCACATTTTGTAACCTTGTAtgaatgttttatatatttacattGAAACAAGAAAAAAGTAGAATCTAggtattataaaaatagtatagATCAATGGTCcattaaataaaagtatataacaaaaaataaatgacttacTTCATGTGACATGCTGTTCCAGCCTGTAAAATTTTGTGTTGTATCCAAAGAAGGCATAACACTAGGCTTGTGACTTCCAAATTGCATTCTGTCATAATCACTAAACCCTTGGTTCTGCATCAATCCATTCTTTCCAGAAACCCTTAAAATCtctgataataattaaataatattcaatatcagaacaaacataaaaataattagatataGGCTTCTCAGTCCTTTAGcaattattattagtaattaaaaaaaattatacaataatCAATAACTAAAAGAAATTATGCTAAACTTCAATCTAgtaagaaaatcaatattaacTATACAATTAAAACATAAGAagaaaaatctcaaaataaaaaactttgaaTATATAGATTTAGAATAACCAACCTTGATTTAAGAGTCTAGTACATAAGGGTAAGACTTGCATGAAAGGTCCAAGCTTCTGGTATTCTGCTACCAACTCATTTAAGTATTGACTATACAAAACATAATAATTAAGAATTTCAATAACAGCATACATATATaagtatatgaaaatattggtTATTGCTGAAAAATCAAAActtgaataataataacaatatatatcaGAAGAAGAATCATTGAACCTATCAACAACATCAAAATTGGTTCTGATGTTTATATTTGGTGAATTGGCCCTTGCTGTTCCTGGTGAGGAAATCTGATTATACAAACCAGACATGAATTGAACAACCAAAAGGGTTAacaagaaagagaaaagaaaagggttAGTTTTGTGGCCTAAAGAAAATCCTGGTAAGAAAAACAGAAAGACTTAAACATAACAAGTGTGTTTTTGATAAAAACAAGAGAAGGAAGGTAGTGGATGAAAAGAAAGGCACAAAACTAGATAGAGGGCCACCTTATATTATGTAGTAGATGAGTAGTAAAAGCAAGCTTTAAAGTGTGTCTCTCTCTATTTTGTTTATCTATCTCTCTCAAGATGTTGttttaattgttgttttgtTGACTTCTCTTACATGTGCACTGTTTTATCACTGTTTCTATGTTTATAtcagtaatattaattttttacaattaacCAATCTACAATGTATTGTAGTGATATATAGAGGATAGTCAAAGATAAGATAAGAAAAGAAAGGTcttgaaattaatttatcttcaaATTCAATTCAAGAGTCTCCTTCAATGATGTGACTTTGAGACTTGTTAGCTAGAGAATggtaattaaaatgataaagcAATCATGGACGCTCCAATAAGGGTGCGTGTAAATGGATTTGGATTCTATAAGGTAACTTACAAACAAGCCACCCCATAGACCAATGTGGGTCACTAGCTCTAAATTATTGATTCAGGTTATATTTtgaatcttcatttttttttttaaattaactgcAATTGCAATTGTGGTTCAATGTAGACTTCTAAAATTTTTATAGTGTagattgtaatttaaaattataataataataacatatagttTGACCTTAAAACACACCATCCACTTTTTTTTATACCatgattattaatttgaatCCTCTAATACTATTATACCATGATTCAAACATTTAAGCGGGTAAGAAACATTAGATTTATGTAGAAAATTTTACTCACTAAATTCAGTACTTGTTACTGTTTCTCCACTATAAAGCAATATGTAAAACATAAACTAACAATAATCATGTAGATTAAAATGTGATATTAGAAAAATGTACGAATActaaaaagagaagaaaaaaatgaatatatttaactataaataatcATAACTAAATCATAAAAATCCTCCTCTTCGTTCGTTGGCAAagcaaaaatacaaaatgaaagatgaaaatgagaaattaagaattatttttatttttgaaaatttgtattaattttattcgttaaaaaaaagtattttaaagtaaataattatttacacttcaaaaaaccataaaaaaaatatttttacggatatatttttattaaataatatttaattatatctaAATAATAGTAACTTATTTCAAAagtttatcatcaaaataaagtaaacacgcatatttaaaaaaatattttgaaagagtaaaagtaatttaataGCGTGTAAGTTATTAGTACTAATCTTGACAGCTTAATGAGCTCTATTATTGATTAGTTAAAGCAAGTTGGTAACATTTGTGTGAAATATCATGTCCGTTAATGGTATAccatttgttttcaaaacaacCTGTCAGTCCCATTCTTGTCTTACTCGAACCACCTCACTGACCCACCAAAATAATTCTCTTTTCATACAATCCTTATAGCCTTCATTGCTATAATCACTCTTAAGAGTATATATTATCATATTTCtatccttattttttaattaaatataacggAGTTATGTTTTACTATTACATTTTTAATGGTGAAATAtagaatatgattttttttttcctgatgAACATAcattttagaaatttaaatgaataaatatctCAAACACTATtgtatttcaaacactattatATAAATATCTCAAACACTATTGTATTCAAAAGAGACAAATGTAATTTTCTCTTAAAGTTATAATATAAACCATTACAAATAAAGTTAACACCTCATCATCGATGTGACTATCAGCACAACTCATGTTAAATCCTATGCATTATTCCTAAATTTGTGGTTTTTTAAAGATTATTCctaaatttgtgtttttttaaagattattcCTAAATTTGTTGTCATCCGGGTATCGATATGGAAAGCATGGATTGAAAACTCTTTTCTACCGTTTCTTTTTTAAGCTCTTTCTCTAccattttacaataaaatagaatatacaAATGTCatgtttataaatatattatagaatttaaaaaaaggTGCAGTATAAGTTTACACCGACAGTTAATAATAATTCATCACATAGACAGAACATTTAATAATTATCGTTAATTTAACAACgtttaatataatttagcaaaTTAAAGTTAATTAGACCACATtgttaaaacaattttatattgCCAATCACTACCTTTAAATtctgtaatattatttttttataaagaaaatttatgaCTAGAGAGTGGTGTCTAAGTCTaaagtagaaaaaaatttagaattcaataaatacttacaaatatattaatatttatcccTTTCAAATAATATTAGAATTCAAGACAGAGGGAGACATAGGATTCCCAGCACTAAGCCTATATATTTATATGAGGTGTACTTACTTGCAGAAAAATGAATGGCAATATGTGCATGTTGGGCCAACATCTGAACCAAATTATAGAGACATAGGATAGGTCACAATTATGAGAATCATCAAATCATTTTAtaattctatttctttttaatacTTTGTAGTtgtgttcaattttatttattcatttagaagccaaacaaattatttattcataaacTATAGATGTTTAAGGTGTACCCAAATCGGAAAGGAAAAAAAGGTATACAATGCAATATATGAGCATAGAGGCGTATAAACAAGCCAAGAAAAGACACACAAAGCCTTAAACCAAGCTAAAGGATCAAACAATATTTGACAATTTGACACCTAAACATACAAGTGTCTCTGCCTGATGACACCATTTAGTTAACTCATGATAAAAACTAGCAACTTTGTTGGGAGTGAATTTAAATGCATAGAAAAGGGATTAATATttcaagattttaaaatttgatttttgagatttgcattcaattttaaaaaataagtgaattaaaagtttttaaatattattaaaattgt
It contains:
- the LOC101499540 gene encoding KH domain-containing protein At3g08620-like isoform X2, whose product is MQVLPLCTRLLNQEILRVSGKNGLMQNQGFSDYDRMQFGSHKPSVMPSLDTTQNFTGWNSMSHEGLGGVQGLNVDWQRAPTVSNSHIVKRMLRLDIPHDSHPNFNFVGRLLGPRGNSLKRVEATTGCRVFIRGKGSIKDLDKEELLRGRPGFEHLNEPLHILIEAELPVNVVDLRLRQAQEIIEELLKPVDESQDIYKRQQLRELAMLNSSFREESPQLSGSLSPFTSNHEIIKRAKTEQ
- the LOC101499540 gene encoding KH domain-containing protein At3g08620-like isoform X1, encoding MSGLYNQISSPGTARANSPNINIRTNFDVVDSQYLNELVAEYQKLGPFMQVLPLCTRLLNQEILRVSGKNGLMQNQGFSDYDRMQFGSHKPSVMPSLDTTQNFTGWNSMSHEGLGGVQGLNVDWQRAPTVSNSHIVKRMLRLDIPHDSHPNFNFVGRLLGPRGNSLKRVEATTGCRVFIRGKGSIKDLDKEELLRGRPGFEHLNEPLHILIEAELPVNVVDLRLRQAQEIIEELLKPVDESQDIYKRQQLRELAMLNSSFREESPQLSGSLSPFTSNHEIIKRAKTEQ